DNA sequence from the Hydrogenobacter sp. genome:
TGAAGGAGAGTAGTGGAGGTAAAATCATGGACAGAGTTCCAAGTATAGAAGATAGTTTGGTCAGTATAGTAGAGAACTTCTTTAAAGATATAGATAAAAAGGAACCTTTTTATATGGAGCTTTCCCAATATAGGTTCAGTCTTAAGTCCAAACTTACTCAAATATTGAGTCAGTTTGCTGGAGATTACGAAACTGGTAGCAAGAGTTTTAATAGCGCAGTGGAAGCTACATGGAAGGCATTGGAAGACGCTATTAATAAGCTAAACCTTGAAAACGAAAAGGAGTTAGAGAGAGCCACAAAAGTATTAGAGCAGACTAACGAAGTACTTAAAGAGTTCCTTTACGAAGACAGGATAAAAGACAAAGGGAGTCTTTCGGCAGTATCAGGTAGGATAGGAGATACTCTGGAAAGGTTAAGCTACGAAATGAGAAGAAGATCAGGACTAATAAAACGCATAAAGAAACTTTTAGGTATGGGATGAAGTTTGGCTACGTAGCTATAGTTGGGAAACCAAATGTGGGTAAGTCCACCCTTCTCAATCAGATAATAGGTACGAAGGTTTCCATAGTTTCTCCAAAACCCGGTACCACACGTATAAGGGTGCTTGGTGTTAAAAATATACCCGATCAAGCACAGATAGTTTTTCTTGACACACCCGGCATATATAGACCGAGGGACGCCTTAGGAGAGGCTATGGTAGAAGTGGCAAGTGCCTCCTTAGATGATGCGGACATAATACTTTTTATGATAGACGCAGAGGATGGATGGAAGGAGGATGACGAACTTGTATTTAACAACTATATAAAACCTTTGGCAAACCAAAAGCATGTATTTTTAGTTATAAATAAAGTGGATAAGATAGGACACGTAAGTGAGGTTCTTCCATTAGCTGGAAATATCACCAAGAAGCACGGTGAATTTAAGGAAGTGATACCTGTGAGCGCTCTGAAAGGGTACAACACGGATGAGCTTTTAAAAACAATCCTTAAGTACCTTCCCGAAGGTGAACCTCTATTCCCTCAGGATATGTTGACCGACCTTCCCCTCCGTCTTTTAGCAGCTGAAATAGTCAGGGAAAAAGTGCTTATGAAAGTACATCAAGAGATACCTCAGGGTGTTGCAGTTGTGATTAATGAGATCTCCGAAGGGAAACATGATCCTTCGGTTCTTGTGATAAAGGGTGAGATAGTGGTGGACAGGGAAAATTATAAACCCATAATTATAGGCAGGGGTGGGCAAAGGCTAAAAGTTATAGGTAAGATGGCAAGGGAGGAGTTGGAACTCATAACTGGAAGGAAGGTTTATTTAGAACTTTGGGTTAGGGTAAAGCCCGATTGGAGAAGAAGACCCGAGCTTGTGAGGAGTTTTGGCTACAAACTTGAGTGATATATTTTTTATGTTATGGTGAGCCTTCTGCTCGTAGAAGATGATGTAAGTCTTAGACAAGCACTCACGAAGGCTTTGTCAAAGGCTCATTATAACTGTAGAGGTGTTGGTAGCCTTGAAGAGGCTCTAAAGGCACTTCTTGAAGAGTCTTACGATATAGTTTTACTTGATCTCAAGCTTCCCGATGCGGAAGGACCGCAAGTGGTTAAAAGGGTAAAGGAGGTGAGTGAAGCAAAAATAATAGTTATAACAGGTTACGGTGACATAAAAACCGCTGTGGAGTCAATAAAGGCAGGTGCTTACGACTTTATACAAAAGCCTTTCAATCTTGACATACTTGAAGCAGACATAAAAAGGGCTATAAAAGAAAAGCTTACGGAAGAGGAAAACTTGACACTGAAGGAGCTTATCAAAAAAGGCATGGACTATACCTTTGATACAAAAAGTCCAAAATTTGCGGAAGTTCTCTCTCTCTGCGAAAGGTATGCCAAAACTGACACCAACATGCTCATAATAGGAGAAACCGGAACAGGTAAGGAAGTTTTGGCAAGATATATACACGGACTTTCCCACAGAAGGGAAAAGCCCTTTCTTGTGGTAGAATGTACCTCAATACCTCCGGAACTTTTTGAGAGTGAACTTTTCGGACACGAAAAAGGAGCTTTCACAGGAGCTTCTCACAGGAAAAAGGGTCTTGTTGAAATGGCAAAGGGTGGCACGCTATTTCTTGATGAGGTGGGAGAGTTACCTCAGCATATACAGCCCAAACTTCTCAGATTTATAGAGACGAAAAGATTTAGAAGGGTAGGTTCTGTCAAAAAGGAGTTTGCGGATGTGAGGATAATATCCGCGACCAACAGGGACTTAAAAGCTCTTTGCGAAAAGGGACAGTTCAGGGAGGATCTTTATTACAGGCTCAGCATCCTTGAACTGCGCCTTTTACCTCTCAGGGAAAGGAGAGAAGATATTCCTATATTAGTTAATTTTTTTCTCAGTAGGTGGAATAAGAAGATAAGTACAGAGGCTATGGAAATGCTGAAAAACTACCCATGGAAAGGGAATATAAGGGAGCTGAAGAATCTTTTAGAAAGGGCATGCATACTGGCTGATGGCGATTTTGTGGATGATTACCTTTTTATATCCCGAGAAAACGGCACTTTTGAAAGAGAACTT
Encoded proteins:
- the era gene encoding GTPase Era — protein: MKFGYVAIVGKPNVGKSTLLNQIIGTKVSIVSPKPGTTRIRVLGVKNIPDQAQIVFLDTPGIYRPRDALGEAMVEVASASLDDADIILFMIDAEDGWKEDDELVFNNYIKPLANQKHVFLVINKVDKIGHVSEVLPLAGNITKKHGEFKEVIPVSALKGYNTDELLKTILKYLPEGEPLFPQDMLTDLPLRLLAAEIVREKVLMKVHQEIPQGVAVVINEISEGKHDPSVLVIKGEIVVDRENYKPIIIGRGGQRLKVIGKMAREELELITGRKVYLELWVRVKPDWRRRPELVRSFGYKLE
- a CDS encoding sigma-54 dependent transcriptional regulator; this encodes MVSLLLVEDDVSLRQALTKALSKAHYNCRGVGSLEEALKALLEESYDIVLLDLKLPDAEGPQVVKRVKEVSEAKIIVITGYGDIKTAVESIKAGAYDFIQKPFNLDILEADIKRAIKEKLTEEENLTLKELIKKGMDYTFDTKSPKFAEVLSLCERYAKTDTNMLIIGETGTGKEVLARYIHGLSHRREKPFLVVECTSIPPELFESELFGHEKGAFTGASHRKKGLVEMAKGGTLFLDEVGELPQHIQPKLLRFIETKRFRRVGSVKKEFADVRIISATNRDLKALCEKGQFREDLYYRLSILELRLLPLRERREDIPILVNFFLSRWNKKISTEAMEMLKNYPWKGNIRELKNLLERACILADGDFVDDYLFISRENGTFEREL